The Spartinivicinus poritis DNA segment GTGGTACAACAGGGATGCCTAAGTTCATTCCTCGTACTCATGATGATTATTTATATAGTGTGAAAGTAAGTACAGAGGTGTGTGCATTAAGCTCACACAGTATTTATTTATGTAGCTTACCAGTAGCACATAATTTTTCATTGAGTTCTCCTGGTACGTTAGGTGTTTTTTATGTGGGAGGGAAAGTAGTATTAACGAAAGATACTTCTCCAGAAACGGCTTTTTCCCTCATTGAACAAGAACAAGTGACTATTGCAGCATTGGTGCCTCCGACTACCTTATTGTGGTTAGATGCTGCAAAAAATACTGCATATGACTTGTCCAGTTTACAGGTATTACAAGTAGGAGGGGCTAAATTCAGTGCTGAAGCAGCTAAACAGGTTAAGCCTGTTTTAGGGTGTCAACTACAACAAGTATTTGGTATGGCAGAAGGGCTGGTTAATTACACTCTGTTAACCGATAGCGAAGATATTTGTATCCATACCCAAGGTAAACCGATGTCACCCGCAGATGAAATCCGCGTGGTAGATGAAGAAGATAATCCTGTTCTGCCTGGTGAAGTAGGTCAGTTACAAACCCGTGGGCCTTATACGATTTGTGGCTATTATAAAGCACCACAGCATAATGCCAAAGCATTTACTGCTGATGGTTTTTATTGTACCGGCGATGAAGTGAAGTTAACTGAATCTGGTTATTTAATGGTAGTAGGGCGCATTAAAGATCAAATCAATCGTGGTGGTGAAAAAATTGCGGCAGAAGAAGTAGAAAATCAGCTACTGGCTCATCCTGCTGTTCATGATGTGGCTTTAGTGGCCATGCCTGATGAAATATTAGGCGAAGCCAGTTGTGCATTTGTTATTTGCCATCCTGATCAGCCTATTAAAGCCATGGTATTAAAGCGCTTTTTACGAGAGCGAGGATTAGCAGGTTATAAAATTCCTGATCGGATTGAGTTTGTGAACACTTTCCCTAAAACGGCAGTAGGTAAAGTTAATAAAAAAGCATTACGTAATTGCTTAATAAAAACAGCAATAAATTATTAATTAGTGGAAAACATGAAGTTATGGCTATCCCAAAAATTGCAGCATATCAATTGTCTTCAGCTGAGTTAATGCCTGAAAATCGTGTGAATTGGCAGTTTGATTCCTCACGGGCAGTGTTATTGATCCATGATATGCAGCGATATTTTCTCAATTACTATGACACCAAAGCGGAACCGATTCCAACTGTATTAGCAAATATACAAGCAATCAAGGATAAGCTAAAGCCGTTAGGTGTGCCCGTTATTTACTCTGCTCAGCCAGGCGACCAAACCCCTGAACAACGAGCATTATTGCAAGATTTTTGGGGGCAGGGGTTAACGGCTGATCTTTCCCAAACCGGTATAACTGAAAGGCTAATGCCAGAACAAGATGACCACGTAATGACTAAATGGCGTTATAGTGCTTTTCAACGCACAGAGTTATTGCAATTAATGCAAACACAGCAGCGAGATCAGTTAGTTATCTGTGGCATATATGCGCATATTGGTTGTTTATTGACAGCGGCTGATGCCTTTATGAATGATATCCAAGCTTTTTTTATCAGCGATGCTGTAGCAGACTTTACGCAACAAGATCATCTTATGGCAATTAACTATGCTGCTCAACGTTGTGCGAGGGCAATAACCACACAACAACTGTTGGCTGATGCTACAGAGTTAACAACAACATCTGATTTACCTAGTAATAAGCAGCAATTAAAGCAATTAATAGCAGACTGGCTGGGAGTGACCAGTGATGAGTTAGAAGACGATGATAATTTAATTGAGTGTGGGCTGGATTCTATTCGAGTATTATCATTGATTGATCAGTTTAAGGCTAAAGGTAAGGAAATCAGCTTAATTGAATTAGCAGAAAATCCAACGGTGGAAGGGTGGGCTTCGTTATTACTAGCTGAGTAATGGATATGAAAATGAAACTAATTAATAATGTTTGGCTACTAGCAATAATGGCTTTGGTAGGGTGCCAGCCTGCTGATGAGGCGACTGAATTACAGCAATACAGTCAACAACAGAGTGAACAGGCAACCCAAAATTCACTAAAGCAGCGTGCATCCACAAAGCAACAGGAGAGTGATAATAATACACGTCAGATTACGGATGTGACTGGTTCAGTAGTCACTATTCCTCGTCAGCCGAAGCGAGTGGTTGCACTGAGTGAGGTAGATTTAGATAGTTTACTTGCCTTGGGCATTCAGCCATTAGGGGCAACTGCAGGGAGGGGGCAAACCACAACACCGAGCTATTTATCTGATCATACTGCAAGTGTTACTATTGTTGGGCGATTAGGTTTACCAAATATGGATAAGCTAATTGAATTAAACCCTGATTTAATTTTAGCGGGTGGTTATATTGACCCTAATGCGCTAAAGCAAATAAAAAAAATAGCGCCAACGGTAATTACTCATACTATTGAAGAAAATTGGAAGGAAGCTTTTCAACGGACTGCGCGCTTGTTAGAACACGAACAAGCTGCGGAAGCTTACTGGGCTAAATATAAAAAACGTGTTGAACAGTTAAAATTGATACTGGGAGAAAAGGCCAATGCTACAATCAGTGTGGTGCGGTGGAACCCCAAAGGTCCTGGCTATATGTTGAATGATTCATTTATCAGTTCAGTGCTTAAAGATGTGCAATTAAAACGACCTGAGGCACAACGCCAGCCTGGAGTAGGGCATTCACCACCATTAAGCTTAGAAGCACTAGAAAAAATAGACGGGGATTGGCTATTTGTTGGTACACTTGTGGAAAAAAGTAAAGCCGCTCAAGCGTTAGATCATATTAAAACCACACAAGTTTTTCAGCAATTAAAAGCAGTACAACATAATCAGGTAGTCAATGTTGATGGTTCATTGTGGACCAGTGTTGGTGGGCCATTAGCTGCCATAGCAGTGTTGGATGACTTGGTAACGGTATTTAAGGACGCCTAGGGTTGTTTGCAGTAAAATTATTAAAAAAACACAATGAGCCTAATATCTGGCTCATTAGTTATTTTTTATTGGCTACATTAGCAGTATTTTTGTTTATTTCTCTGATTACCGGTGCAGGTTATATCTCTGTCAGTGAAAGTCTAGATTATTTACTTGGAAAGCCTGAAGCGATTGCCGATGATAAATTAACAACTGTAATGGATACCCTTCGTATGCCTCGTACCTTTGCTGCCATTATTGTGGGTGGTTGCCTGGGGGTTGCAGGTACGTTAATGCAGTCAGTGACACGAAACCCATTAGCAGAGCCAGGATTATTAGGGGTTAATGCCGGTGCTGCACTAGGGGTTGTCATTGGGATTAGTTTTATGGCTGCTGAAACAGGCTATGCCTATTTGGTTTGGGCATTTATTGGTGCTTTGGTAGGTAATGGGGTTATCCTCTGGGTAGCAAATCATGGTTCGGCAGTGGTTACGCCTGTCAAATTAATATTAGCAGGTATTGCTGTTAGCGCTACGTTTCAGGGGATTACTTCATTTTTACTCATTAACAGTCAGGCAACTTATGATCAATATCGTTACTGGGTGTTAGGCTCATTAGCAGGTATTGATTTATCTATTATAGGTCAAGTGCTGCCGTTTTTAATGATAGGCTTATTCACATCATTGGTATTAACCCGTCCACTTGCCAGTTTAATGCTAGGGGATGATGTTGCTAAATCATTAGGGCATAGACCAAAACTAACTCGTTTTATCGTTACAATTACTGTGACGTTATTAGCAGGTGGCTCAGTGGCACTTGCTGGACCGATTAGTTTTTTAGGATTGATTGCTCCTTTTTTAGCAAGAGCAATTACAGGGCCTGTGTTATTTCAGCAACTGATTTTATCTGCACTACTAGGTGCATTAATTGTGTTAATTGCTGATATTAGTGCTCGGTTAATTGTTCAACCATTTGAAGCACCAGTAGGGATGATTTTGGCAATAGTGGGCGCTCCATTATTAATTGGGTTAACTCATAGCAACCGCTTTAGTCAGCTTATTTTAAGTAAATCAGGGAACTGACCAGTGGCTCAATCCATGATTAAATTGGCTTCAATTAAACATAATACAGATAACGCATTGGTCATCAGGCTAAATAATGGAAATTATTCATTACTGTTTAACCAGCAGATTGTTTTGCTTAGTGTAGTGTTAATGGTTTTACTTGCTTGCGCTATGTTGGGCTCATTAGTATTAGGGACAACTACTTTAAGTATCCAAACTGTTTTTGATGCTTTATTAGGTCAGGCTTCTCAAAGCCAGCAATTGTTAGTTAATGAATTCCGTTTACCTCGGGTTATCGCTGGCTTAGTGGCTGGTTTTGCGTTAGCGATTGCTGGTAGTCTTATCCAGCATGTAGTCCGTAATCGTTTGGCGACACCTGATGTATTAGGTATTAATGAAGGGGCAGCATTATTAATGCTGATCGTTTTGGTCAGTAGTAATGCTGGCTTAATGGGGCCATGGTGGGTTGCCCCTGTAGGAGCATTTACTTCAGGTATTTTATTGCTGATCATTGCAAAGGGACTTGGTACCCGTGGTTATCGGGTGATACTGATTGGGTTAGCATTGGCTTATTTAGTGCGATCTATTAGTGAGTTAATGCTTGCTCATATTAATTCTCTGCATGCCAGTGCAACCTACAATTGGACAGTGGGTAATTTAAATGGACGAGGTTATGAAGTAGCTGAACCTGTTGCGTTAATATTGATGGCATTGATGCCTTTCCTATTATTTACCTCTCGACAATTGCGGGTTTTTCAATTAGGTGAAGAGTTAGCCAGTACATTAGGCACTCATATTACTCGTATCCAGTTTATGGCAATTTGTTTAGCAATTATATTTGCTGGGCTGGCTGTAGGTATTGGTGGACCTATTGGTTTTGTGGCCATTGCAGCTCCTGTCATCATTAATAAAATTTTAGGTAGTAACCAATTAGCTATCATTAATACAGGCTTATTAGGTGGTATTTTAGTGGTTGTAGCTGATACGTTAGGGCGTGTTCTAGTCGCACCTTTGGAAATTCCCGTAGGCGTGTTAACCAGTATTTTAGGTGGGCCTTTTTTGTTGTGGGTGTTATTAAATAATAAAAATGCTTAACAGGTATTTTTTCTAAAAATGTGTTGAATATAACTATAGCCAAAGTGAAGCACTTTAAACATTATTCACAAAGGGTATGAGGTAATTTGTGAGCTTAGTGGTAAACCAATTAACAGCAAGCTATGGAAAGCTTTTAGCTGTCAATAATATTAGCCTTACTGTTCGAACTGGGGAGATAGCAGTGATTGTTGGGCCTAATGGTTGTGGCAAATCTACCTTATTTCGAAATATTGCACGCTTACATAAACCTGATGCTGGAAATG contains these protein-coding regions:
- a CDS encoding (2,3-dihydroxybenzoyl)adenylate synthase; this encodes MTVVEQASLTKFDERDCPKWPQARADYYRQVGYWQGITLGEVLKKQAQQLPHHEALIIGQDRWTYQVFDQKVDQLVRGFHQLGIQDRDVVVVQLPNINEFFAVCFALFRLGAIPVMALPAHRRIEIRYFCQFTQAKAYIIADKYFGFDYCQLAREIKAEVALLKHVIVIGDSQEFTALSDLYLEPEKNDILAVLTRPNPSHTALLQVSGGTTGMPKFIPRTHDDYLYSVKVSTEVCALSSHSIYLCSLPVAHNFSLSSPGTLGVFYVGGKVVLTKDTSPETAFSLIEQEQVTIAALVPPTTLLWLDAAKNTAYDLSSLQVLQVGGAKFSAEAAKQVKPVLGCQLQQVFGMAEGLVNYTLLTDSEDICIHTQGKPMSPADEIRVVDEEDNPVLPGEVGQLQTRGPYTICGYYKAPQHNAKAFTADGFYCTGDEVKLTESGYLMVVGRIKDQINRGGEKIAAEEVENQLLAHPAVHDVALVAMPDEILGEASCAFVICHPDQPIKAMVLKRFLRERGLAGYKIPDRIEFVNTFPKTAVGKVNKKALRNCLIKTAINY
- a CDS encoding isochorismatase family protein, which codes for MAIPKIAAYQLSSAELMPENRVNWQFDSSRAVLLIHDMQRYFLNYYDTKAEPIPTVLANIQAIKDKLKPLGVPVIYSAQPGDQTPEQRALLQDFWGQGLTADLSQTGITERLMPEQDDHVMTKWRYSAFQRTELLQLMQTQQRDQLVICGIYAHIGCLLTAADAFMNDIQAFFISDAVADFTQQDHLMAINYAAQRCARAITTQQLLADATELTTTSDLPSNKQQLKQLIADWLGVTSDELEDDDNLIECGLDSIRVLSLIDQFKAKGKEISLIELAENPTVEGWASLLLAE
- a CDS encoding iron-siderophore ABC transporter substrate-binding protein → MKLINNVWLLAIMALVGCQPADEATELQQYSQQQSEQATQNSLKQRASTKQQESDNNTRQITDVTGSVVTIPRQPKRVVALSEVDLDSLLALGIQPLGATAGRGQTTTPSYLSDHTASVTIVGRLGLPNMDKLIELNPDLILAGGYIDPNALKQIKKIAPTVITHTIEENWKEAFQRTARLLEHEQAAEAYWAKYKKRVEQLKLILGEKANATISVVRWNPKGPGYMLNDSFISSVLKDVQLKRPEAQRQPGVGHSPPLSLEALEKIDGDWLFVGTLVEKSKAAQALDHIKTTQVFQQLKAVQHNQVVNVDGSLWTSVGGPLAAIAVLDDLVTVFKDA
- a CDS encoding FecCD family ABC transporter permease, with protein sequence MFAVKLLKKHNEPNIWLISYFLLATLAVFLFISLITGAGYISVSESLDYLLGKPEAIADDKLTTVMDTLRMPRTFAAIIVGGCLGVAGTLMQSVTRNPLAEPGLLGVNAGAALGVVIGISFMAAETGYAYLVWAFIGALVGNGVILWVANHGSAVVTPVKLILAGIAVSATFQGITSFLLINSQATYDQYRYWVLGSLAGIDLSIIGQVLPFLMIGLFTSLVLTRPLASLMLGDDVAKSLGHRPKLTRFIVTITVTLLAGGSVALAGPISFLGLIAPFLARAITGPVLFQQLILSALLGALIVLIADISARLIVQPFEAPVGMILAIVGAPLLIGLTHSNRFSQLILSKSGN
- a CDS encoding FecCD family ABC transporter permease, producing MAQSMIKLASIKHNTDNALVIRLNNGNYSLLFNQQIVLLSVVLMVLLACAMLGSLVLGTTTLSIQTVFDALLGQASQSQQLLVNEFRLPRVIAGLVAGFALAIAGSLIQHVVRNRLATPDVLGINEGAALLMLIVLVSSNAGLMGPWWVAPVGAFTSGILLLIIAKGLGTRGYRVILIGLALAYLVRSISELMLAHINSLHASATYNWTVGNLNGRGYEVAEPVALILMALMPFLLFTSRQLRVFQLGEELASTLGTHITRIQFMAICLAIIFAGLAVGIGGPIGFVAIAAPVIINKILGSNQLAIINTGLLGGILVVVADTLGRVLVAPLEIPVGVLTSILGGPFLLWVLLNNKNA